A DNA window from Nitrospira sp. contains the following coding sequences:
- a CDS encoding PilZ domain-containing protein (MaGe:77307457), producing MSHALLIHHRKAVMIECREHRRIPVELQVFFSSTNRTEIREGTMFDLSAGGCAVTSMAPIDPGAGLRLLIRATDLGSPITVHSAAVRWANHGEFGVEFLNLSDLDRSRLQRFLRVTAPPSHS from the coding sequence GTGAGCCATGCGCTACTCATTCACCACCGGAAGGCCGTCATGATCGAGTGCCGCGAACATCGTCGCATTCCCGTCGAACTCCAAGTCTTCTTCTCCTCAACGAATCGGACCGAGATTCGCGAAGGCACCATGTTCGACCTCTCCGCCGGTGGCTGCGCCGTAACCAGCATGGCGCCGATCGATCCTGGGGCAGGGCTTCGCCTCCTCATTCGGGCCACCGATCTCGGCTCGCCGATTACCGTCCACTCAGCCGCCGTCCGCTGGGCCAACCATGGTGAATTCGGCGTCGAGTTCTTGAATCTGTCCGACCTGGATCGCAGCCGCCTGCAACGGTTTCTGCGTGTCACCGCACCGCCGTCCCATTCCTAG
- a CDS encoding hypothetical protein (Evidence 5 : Unknown function; MaGe:77307452) translates to MDAALDGASPNGRESWRLNQDLAKWELT, encoded by the coding sequence GTGGATGCGGCGCTCGATGGAGCAAGCCCGAATGGTCGAGAGAGCTGGCGGCTGAATCAGGATCTCGCGAAGTGGGAGCTAACCTAG
- a CDS encoding hypothetical protein (Evidence 5 : Unknown function; MaGe:77307449): MNYFYSIWGFTAWTFSLIAVPVYAQFAEIEREIADFDRQIHQARELSQLKGKNRGPIEDEANKNQAVIAELERRLAPINIALEGLKLSTQKAKHLLDIALSNPGLVEDQRLEVLHQDYRTATVLQNQKENEAIPLTKELDEDRKRTEDLRTRKKVLALEIDTLNRGVRILTLKKPVIVETEGECVMHDDIAPRACKEQALLKAKQNAIAIGGIRLVRSLTEVSMNDIVRDEISLKALAKIRYMEILQPPVFTAHGELGKYVTKIRAAVQSQRPETQDAVQKIVGSEGVSSIRTDETGSLQRTPNQGISAVSAFNLAYNDFLNGKYGQAVVGFQRFTKDFPGTSLTPNAHYWLGESLYNAEDYTRAATTFEYLIAEYPGSEKVPAALYRLGLATVKIGDLVKSRKYLKRVIEEFPSSDEARLAKNKLAEIR, encoded by the coding sequence GTGAATTATTTCTATTCTATTTGGGGCTTCACGGCTTGGACTTTCTCGCTGATAGCCGTACCTGTGTATGCCCAATTTGCTGAGATCGAGCGAGAGATTGCCGATTTCGACCGTCAAATTCATCAGGCTAGGGAATTGTCTCAACTCAAAGGGAAAAACAGAGGCCCAATCGAGGACGAGGCCAATAAGAACCAAGCTGTAATTGCAGAGTTAGAGCGGCGACTTGCCCCAATAAACATTGCATTAGAAGGGCTCAAGCTCAGCACACAGAAGGCCAAGCACCTGCTCGATATTGCCTTGTCGAATCCAGGACTAGTGGAGGACCAACGACTAGAAGTTCTTCATCAGGACTATAGAACCGCCACCGTATTGCAGAACCAGAAGGAGAATGAAGCCATACCCCTCACCAAGGAACTTGACGAAGATCGAAAGAGAACCGAAGACTTGAGGACTAGAAAGAAAGTGTTGGCGCTAGAGATTGATACTTTGAACCGAGGCGTTCGGATTCTCACCCTCAAAAAGCCCGTTATCGTCGAGACGGAAGGCGAATGCGTCATGCACGATGACATTGCACCAAGGGCCTGTAAAGAGCAAGCGCTGTTGAAGGCTAAGCAAAACGCCATTGCAATTGGAGGCATACGCCTCGTTCGATCTCTTACCGAAGTCAGTATGAATGACATCGTGAGAGACGAAATCAGCCTGAAGGCACTAGCCAAGATTCGCTACATGGAAATCCTTCAGCCACCAGTGTTCACGGCTCACGGAGAGTTGGGGAAGTATGTGACAAAGATTCGGGCTGCCGTGCAAAGCCAAAGGCCTGAGACCCAAGATGCTGTGCAAAAGATTGTAGGGTCTGAAGGTGTTTCATCCATCAGGACCGATGAGACGGGCTCCTTACAGAGAACCCCGAATCAGGGGATCTCTGCCGTATCCGCTTTCAATCTCGCGTATAACGATTTTCTGAACGGGAAGTATGGTCAGGCTGTAGTGGGCTTCCAGCGGTTCACGAAAGATTTTCCCGGAACCTCTCTGACGCCAAATGCCCACTACTGGTTGGGCGAGTCCTTATACAATGCGGAGGACTATACACGCGCCGCGACGACGTTCGAGTATCTCATCGCGGAATACCCAGGGAGCGAGAAAGTCCCTGCTGCCCTCTACAGGCTGGGTTTGGCCACGGTAAAAATCGGCGATTTGGTCAAGTCCAGGAAATATCTCAAGCGAGTTATTGAGGAATTTCCCTCCTCGGATGAGGCCAGGCTCGCAAAGAACAAGCTTGCTGAAATACGATGA
- a CDS encoding Deoxyhypusine synthase (MaGe:77307447) produces the protein MATREFHDGGKDGLEALEPLDPEKIGSFNELLVAMGKTAFGGRRLGEAFDVLDAMIEDADCKVVLTLSGAMTIAKMGKIISTMVDRGMVHCIISTGALIAHGLSESIGKTHYRVNPAMSDEELFEKGYNRVYDTLEMESNLNYVEQVVSQTLKRVNYDTPLSSEILTRELGKTLAEEYEGDGILKSAYLKKVPVYIPAYTDSEMGLDVGTWAMGRVIAQARSQAKLGDDLTLLRSIQQSLPSFNPYLDLNSYAGQILSAKKIGIFTIGGGVPRNWAQQVGPYIEIGNHRLGLNVKPPRFQYGVRICPEPDYWGGLSGCTYQEGISWGKFVPPADGGRFAEVLSDATVVWPLLMMGLLERQRARGKQLS, from the coding sequence ATGGCGACACGTGAATTTCATGATGGCGGGAAAGACGGCTTAGAAGCCCTAGAGCCGCTCGACCCGGAAAAAATTGGTTCGTTCAACGAGTTGCTGGTCGCGATGGGGAAGACGGCGTTCGGCGGCCGCCGGTTGGGCGAAGCCTTCGACGTGCTCGATGCAATGATCGAGGATGCCGATTGCAAGGTCGTGCTGACGCTCTCGGGAGCCATGACCATCGCCAAGATGGGCAAGATCATCAGCACGATGGTGGATCGCGGAATGGTTCACTGCATTATCTCCACCGGCGCGCTGATCGCGCATGGGCTGAGCGAGTCGATTGGGAAGACGCACTATCGCGTCAATCCTGCGATGTCCGATGAGGAGTTGTTCGAGAAGGGCTATAACCGCGTCTACGATACTCTGGAGATGGAATCCAACCTCAACTATGTGGAGCAGGTGGTCTCGCAGACGTTGAAGCGCGTGAATTACGATACGCCGCTCTCGTCTGAAATCCTGACGCGTGAGTTGGGGAAAACGCTGGCTGAAGAGTACGAAGGGGACGGGATTCTCAAGAGCGCGTATTTGAAGAAGGTGCCAGTCTATATTCCCGCGTATACCGATTCTGAAATGGGATTGGATGTGGGAACCTGGGCGATGGGCCGGGTGATTGCGCAAGCTCGTTCACAGGCGAAGCTCGGGGACGACCTGACGCTGTTGCGCAGTATCCAACAGTCCCTCCCGTCGTTCAATCCCTACCTGGACCTCAATAGCTACGCCGGCCAGATTTTGTCCGCCAAGAAGATTGGGATCTTTACGATCGGCGGCGGGGTGCCTCGAAATTGGGCGCAGCAAGTCGGACCCTATATCGAAATCGGCAATCATCGGCTGGGGCTCAATGTGAAGCCGCCGCGGTTTCAATATGGCGTGCGGATCTGCCCCGAACCGGATTACTGGGGCGGACTGAGCGGCTGCACGTATCAAGAAGGCATCTCGTGGGGCAAGTTCGTTCCACCGGCTGACGGCGGACGGTTTGCCGAAGTGCTCAGCGATGCGACGGTGGTGTGGCCTTTGCTGATGATGGGGTTGTTGGAGCGGCAACGGGCGCGGGGCAAGCAACTGTCATGA
- a CDS encoding hypothetical protein (Evidence 4 : Unknown function but conserved in other organisms; MaGe:77307455): MPDIHTPSVQAFLVCDQVIEDSQTKKKSLIGLFTHLQAASFPFQHNQMGLYFCLTDAEGTYHFEIDLAYINTEQLVCRAALPNIVIVDRLQISDFGINIPALVFPTPGRYEFRLRLDGHLIAQKDFNVIHMASRTAPESSEPLS; encoded by the coding sequence ATGCCGGACATCCACACACCCAGCGTGCAGGCCTTCTTGGTCTGTGACCAAGTCATTGAAGACAGTCAGACCAAGAAGAAAAGCCTCATCGGCCTCTTCACTCATTTGCAGGCCGCCTCCTTCCCCTTTCAGCACAATCAGATGGGCCTCTATTTCTGCCTCACCGACGCCGAAGGCACCTACCATTTCGAGATCGACCTGGCGTACATCAACACCGAACAGTTGGTCTGCCGCGCCGCCCTCCCCAATATCGTCATCGTCGACCGGTTGCAGATCTCCGATTTCGGCATCAATATTCCCGCCCTGGTGTTTCCCACTCCAGGCCGGTACGAATTCCGGCTCCGGCTGGATGGCCACCTCATCGCGCAAAAAGACTTCAACGTCATTCACATGGCCTCCCGCACGGCCCCTGAGTCTTCCGAACCGCTTTCCTAA
- a CDS encoding Periplasmic thiol:disulfide interchange protein DsbA (MaGe:77307446): MKGQANAPVTLIEYSDFTCGYCVKFFRETWPRIQARYVDTGKVKFLYRDYPRADQGPGLDAALAARCAGSQGKYWPMHDRLFAEGGRLDQAVILRHAAAIGLAQPAFERCLKEKSHIASIFEDREEANRWGFHGTPGFILVRTATGPTEKEPAVAIPGAFPFEMFAEEIDRLLASAPHSREGTERQPLIRPVRSGEGSLPPVRAPHVP, from the coding sequence ATGAAGGGCCAGGCCAACGCGCCAGTGACATTGATCGAGTACTCAGATTTTACCTGCGGCTACTGTGTGAAATTCTTTCGGGAGACCTGGCCGAGAATCCAAGCGCGCTATGTGGATACCGGCAAAGTGAAGTTTCTCTACCGCGACTATCCGCGCGCCGACCAGGGGCCCGGCCTGGATGCGGCGCTGGCGGCGCGTTGCGCCGGCAGCCAGGGGAAATATTGGCCGATGCACGATCGTTTGTTTGCAGAGGGGGGGCGATTGGATCAGGCGGTCATTCTGCGGCATGCCGCCGCTATTGGATTGGCTCAGCCGGCGTTCGAGCGCTGTCTCAAGGAAAAGTCACACATTGCGTCGATTTTTGAAGATCGGGAAGAAGCCAATCGGTGGGGATTTCATGGCACCCCTGGGTTCATTCTGGTGCGAACGGCGACCGGCCCTACGGAGAAAGAACCGGCGGTCGCGATTCCCGGAGCGTTTCCGTTCGAAATGTTCGCCGAAGAAATCGATCGATTGCTCGCGAGCGCTCCGCATTCACGCGAAGGGACAGAGCGCCAGCCTCTCATCCGGCCCGTGCGGTCCGGTGAAGGATCGCTGCCGCCTGTTCGTGCCCCACACGTGCCGTAA
- a CDS encoding hypothetical protein (Evidence 4 : Unknown function but conserved in other organisms; MaGe:77307453), which translates to MRRAHSPLCGKRFAVGLLLIAWVVSAGCSSSVYGWYVRTNSTVPAPAANKEMLAQAPVAVLGALGSGLGGAEIGISAMLTQVVKQAAPQAKLIDTRDVFTRINTNGAVDDYMRLRADALHGHILSRNPLQKVASAIGARYVFQPYVVAFSQSMTNRWSFADIRLVHTRSSNAKLSVQLWDAETGELLWASLAEAEVEDEGVEQEPVYLEDAVRIVFGSMMADFLSGKTASEYDSFSKYVDQLVPVP; encoded by the coding sequence ATGCGTCGAGCTCATAGCCCCCTGTGCGGCAAGCGGTTTGCCGTGGGTCTCCTGCTGATCGCATGGGTGGTTTCGGCTGGTTGCTCCAGTTCAGTCTATGGGTGGTACGTCCGGACCAACTCAACGGTTCCTGCCCCTGCGGCTAATAAGGAGATGCTCGCGCAAGCGCCGGTTGCTGTCCTGGGCGCACTTGGTTCCGGGCTTGGTGGGGCAGAAATCGGCATCAGTGCCATGCTGACGCAGGTCGTGAAGCAGGCAGCCCCCCAAGCCAAGCTCATTGACACGAGAGATGTGTTTACGCGGATCAACACGAACGGTGCGGTGGATGACTATATGCGGTTGAGGGCGGATGCCTTGCATGGCCACATTCTCAGCCGCAATCCGCTTCAGAAGGTGGCATCGGCCATCGGCGCACGCTATGTGTTTCAACCGTATGTGGTGGCCTTCTCGCAATCCATGACGAACCGATGGAGTTTCGCCGATATACGACTCGTGCATACGCGGTCGAGCAACGCAAAGTTGTCAGTGCAACTGTGGGACGCCGAAACCGGCGAATTGCTGTGGGCTTCCTTGGCCGAGGCAGAAGTGGAAGACGAAGGCGTTGAGCAGGAACCGGTGTACCTTGAAGATGCCGTTCGCATCGTGTTTGGCAGCATGATGGCGGATTTTCTGTCGGGCAAGACGGCATCGGAATACGACTCGTTCAGCAAATACGTCGATCAATTGGTGCCGGTCCCATAG
- a CDS encoding hypothetical protein (Evidence 4 : Unknown function but conserved in other organisms; MaGe:77307459): protein MLRRDLLKLAATLPLLWLAPRPFDLFAASPAPVRGRWDRMLVLVELHGGNDGLNTLVPYADERYYQARPRLAISRERVLQLSLSVGLHDALEPLMGVWQGKELAIVQGVGYPDPNRSHFRSIEIWDTASASGQVLDEGWLARLFEAHPLPAEFAADGILLGQRDGGPLSGKTVRTIALNDPQQFLQQAGLVKAVEQASPNRALAHILQVQRELTHAAGDLAARLQQAAPLQTIFPSSPIGRQLETAAQLLTAKVPVAVIKVSQTGFDTHAGQLGHHERLLKELAEGLVAFRQAMVQAGLWDRVLLMTYSEFGRRVGENASAGTDHGTAAPHLFLGGSVKGGLYGSPPSLSDLQEGDLKYRVDYRSLYATVMQSWWEVSGSEIVGQEYPAINCLG, encoded by the coding sequence ATGCTGCGTCGAGACTTGTTGAAACTTGCTGCGACGCTGCCACTCTTGTGGCTGGCCCCGCGGCCGTTCGACCTGTTCGCGGCGTCGCCCGCGCCGGTGCGAGGCCGCTGGGATCGCATGCTGGTCCTGGTTGAATTGCATGGAGGCAACGATGGGCTGAACACCCTCGTGCCCTATGCCGACGAGCGGTATTACCAAGCCCGGCCGCGCCTGGCGATTTCCCGCGAGCGGGTGCTTCAGCTGTCGCTGTCGGTTGGCTTGCACGATGCGCTGGAGCCGCTTATGGGCGTCTGGCAAGGAAAGGAATTGGCGATTGTGCAGGGGGTCGGGTATCCCGATCCGAACCGGTCGCACTTCCGGTCCATCGAAATTTGGGACACGGCGTCGGCCAGCGGGCAGGTTCTGGATGAGGGCTGGCTGGCTCGGTTGTTCGAGGCGCATCCATTGCCGGCGGAGTTTGCCGCCGACGGAATTCTCCTTGGCCAGCGAGATGGCGGGCCGTTGAGTGGAAAAACGGTTCGGACGATTGCGCTGAACGACCCGCAACAGTTTCTCCAGCAGGCCGGTCTGGTGAAGGCCGTGGAGCAAGCGAGTCCGAATCGAGCTCTAGCGCATATTCTCCAGGTCCAACGAGAACTCACCCACGCAGCCGGCGATCTGGCGGCGCGTTTGCAACAGGCCGCGCCGTTGCAAACGATCTTTCCGTCGTCGCCGATTGGACGCCAGCTCGAAACGGCCGCGCAGCTGTTGACCGCGAAGGTGCCGGTGGCCGTCATCAAAGTTTCGCAGACGGGGTTCGATACTCATGCCGGTCAGCTGGGGCATCATGAGCGGTTGTTGAAGGAGCTGGCCGAAGGGCTGGTCGCGTTTCGTCAGGCCATGGTACAGGCTGGATTATGGGATCGTGTCTTGCTGATGACCTATTCAGAATTCGGACGGCGGGTCGGTGAGAATGCCAGTGCCGGAACGGACCATGGCACGGCGGCTCCGCATCTGTTCCTAGGCGGTTCTGTGAAGGGTGGATTGTACGGAAGTCCGCCGTCGCTGAGCGACCTCCAGGAAGGGGATCTGAAATACCGGGTCGATTACCGGAGCCTGTATGCCACGGTGATGCAATCGTGGTGGGAGGTTTCGGGCTCTGAGATCGTGGGGCAAGAATATCCGGCGATCAATTGTCTGGGCTGA
- a CDS encoding Succinate semialdehyde dehydrogenase (MaGe:77307444) translates to MQEARPFLVHGVWKRSATTAVVTDPFTGNVFAEVCQAGEGEIEEAMASSVAAAPAMAKLASHARYNILQDMAALLYRRRDEFAKTITAEAGKPIADAKREVNRAVQTLTIAAEEAKRIPGEVVPLDWTPQTESYLGMVRRFPLGPILGITPFNFPLNLVVHKVAPALAAGNPILIKPAPQTPLTALLLGEVALEAGLPAGGLNVVPCDNALAERFVIDPRFKLLSFTGSAPVGWMLKAKCGKKKVTLELGGNAGVIVEPDADLELAAKRCASGGFGYAGQTCISVQRVLVHHSVADAFTTKLLLQVARLKAGDPTDETTIVGPLIDPAATQRVEGWIEEAVSQGARVLLGGKRLGTVLEATVLTNVKPEMKVSCQEVFGPVVTVSSYRQFSDAIAALNQSDYGLQAGVFTQDINKVFHAFRHLEVGAVLANEIPTFRADHMPYGGVKDSGLGREGVRAAIEDMTEPRLLVLNLSEPGGGA, encoded by the coding sequence TTGCAGGAAGCACGTCCGTTTCTCGTCCATGGAGTCTGGAAGCGTAGCGCCACCACGGCAGTGGTGACCGATCCGTTCACGGGAAATGTCTTTGCGGAAGTCTGTCAGGCCGGTGAGGGCGAGATCGAAGAGGCCATGGCCTCTTCAGTGGCTGCCGCGCCTGCCATGGCGAAGCTGGCCTCTCATGCCCGCTATAATATCCTGCAAGACATGGCAGCGTTGCTCTATCGCCGCCGGGATGAATTTGCCAAAACAATCACGGCGGAAGCCGGCAAGCCGATCGCTGACGCGAAGCGCGAGGTCAATCGCGCGGTGCAAACGCTGACAATTGCGGCGGAAGAAGCGAAGCGCATCCCCGGCGAAGTCGTTCCGCTCGATTGGACCCCGCAGACCGAATCGTATCTTGGGATGGTGCGCCGGTTTCCGTTGGGGCCGATCCTCGGGATCACGCCATTTAATTTCCCGCTCAATCTGGTCGTTCACAAGGTCGCACCGGCGCTCGCTGCCGGCAATCCGATTCTCATCAAGCCCGCTCCGCAGACTCCGCTGACGGCGCTGCTTCTAGGCGAAGTGGCCTTGGAGGCCGGGCTTCCTGCTGGCGGGCTGAACGTCGTGCCCTGCGACAACGCGCTGGCGGAGCGGTTCGTGATCGACCCTCGCTTCAAGTTGCTGAGTTTTACCGGCAGCGCGCCGGTCGGGTGGATGCTGAAAGCCAAATGCGGCAAGAAGAAGGTGACGCTCGAACTCGGGGGCAATGCCGGTGTGATCGTCGAGCCGGATGCGGATCTCGAACTGGCCGCTAAACGATGCGCCAGCGGCGGGTTTGGCTATGCCGGGCAAACGTGCATTTCGGTCCAGCGCGTGCTTGTGCATCATTCGGTGGCGGATGCATTTACTACCAAGCTGCTGCTGCAAGTCGCTCGGCTGAAGGCCGGCGATCCGACGGACGAGACGACGATTGTTGGCCCGTTGATCGATCCTGCGGCCACGCAGCGCGTCGAAGGGTGGATTGAAGAGGCCGTGTCGCAAGGGGCCCGTGTGTTGCTCGGTGGAAAGCGATTGGGAACGGTTTTGGAAGCCACGGTGCTTACGAATGTGAAGCCGGAGATGAAAGTGTCTTGCCAGGAAGTGTTCGGCCCCGTGGTGACGGTGTCGTCTTACCGGCAGTTCAGCGATGCCATTGCGGCGTTGAATCAATCCGATTATGGATTGCAGGCCGGCGTCTTTACACAGGATATCAATAAGGTTTTTCACGCCTTTCGGCATCTCGAAGTAGGCGCGGTGCTCGCCAACGAGATCCCCACGTTTCGGGCGGATCATATGCCCTATGGAGGGGTGAAGGATTCTGGGTTGGGCAGAGAAGGCGTGCGAGCGGCTATTGAGGACATGACCGAGCCGCGGTTGTTGGTGCTGAATCTGAGCGAACCGGGCGGGGGCGCCTAG
- a CDS encoding hypothetical protein (Evidence 4 : Unknown function but conserved in other organisms; MaGe:77307445), which produces MASTQSFWSVPQQEGTAEFWVCMSCLGDVFYRKVPMPDCPSCHGVSTYESFTLDAVRDWGTDELIAKAVAEQQAAEAAQAASAPTAS; this is translated from the coding sequence ATGGCGTCCACGCAATCATTTTGGTCGGTGCCCCAGCAGGAAGGGACGGCTGAGTTTTGGGTCTGCATGTCTTGCCTGGGAGACGTCTTTTACCGAAAGGTGCCGATGCCAGACTGTCCGTCCTGCCATGGCGTGTCCACGTATGAAAGCTTTACGCTGGACGCTGTCAGGGATTGGGGAACGGACGAACTCATTGCCAAAGCAGTGGCCGAGCAGCAGGCTGCCGAGGCGGCTCAAGCGGCATCGGCTCCGACCGCCTCCTAG
- a CDS encoding DNA gyrase inhibitor YacG (MaGe:77307458), with amino-acid sequence MTCPICRAPTEWKDNRWRPFCSERCQLTDLGTWATGGYRIPGTPLTIGPDSLIDEEPDAAPTESISPDN; translated from the coding sequence ATGACATGCCCGATTTGCCGAGCTCCCACCGAATGGAAAGACAATCGCTGGCGTCCCTTCTGTTCAGAACGTTGTCAGCTCACGGACCTGGGCACCTGGGCGACGGGAGGCTATCGCATCCCAGGAACACCGCTGACAATCGGCCCTGACAGCCTGATAGATGAAGAGCCGGACGCAGCGCCGACCGAATCCATCAGCCCAGACAATTGA
- a CDS encoding hypothetical protein (Evidence 4 : Unknown function but conserved in other organisms; MaGe:77307451), protein MDEASSNLESMRWIMCAMRRRRYVRLPLDATIAEEKLTRYLLLPQARGDKSAFLARAGYGQASVDYLLRDLRDQLLPLEAQRLESNTFGQYYEIRGMLSGPNGVALAVRTIWMTESLSGITKFVTLIPDKRRIE, encoded by the coding sequence ATGGATGAGGCTTCATCCAACTTGGAGTCTATGCGGTGGATCATGTGCGCTATGCGAAGGCGAAGGTACGTGAGGCTACCTCTGGATGCCACCATTGCCGAAGAAAAGCTGACGAGGTACTTGCTATTACCGCAAGCGCGCGGCGATAAATCGGCGTTTCTGGCACGAGCAGGATACGGGCAGGCTAGCGTGGACTACTTGTTGCGAGACTTGCGTGACCAACTTCTGCCATTAGAAGCCCAGCGACTGGAATCGAATACATTCGGTCAGTACTATGAAATCCGAGGCATGCTGTCCGGCCCAAACGGCGTGGCGTTGGCCGTACGGACCATTTGGATGACAGAAAGCTTGTCGGGCATTACGAAGTTCGTTACACTGATTCCAGATAAGCGGAGGATCGAATGA
- a CDS encoding hypothetical protein (Evidence 4 : Unknown function but conserved in other organisms; MaGe:77307454), whose translation MSESLGFQRTIGTSMADPIETESARQGLELLIGSNKFRNTNGVVRIQGKEQLFLESKPEQGMLFVTIDLYSDAGARIGHLRRNVLALNPADQFSVDVHRADDSLPAGLPWIRVTDQSTGHTVLEVCVVAHKKIHVALGKFYSHKGILVDITPHYCRIGSGTTLFGNVSENKGGPAVLG comes from the coding sequence ATGTCGGAATCGCTTGGTTTCCAACGCACTATCGGCACTTCCATGGCCGATCCAATCGAGACAGAATCCGCACGGCAAGGCCTCGAGCTACTCATCGGATCAAATAAGTTTCGCAACACCAACGGCGTCGTTCGGATCCAAGGGAAAGAACAGCTGTTTTTGGAGTCGAAACCAGAGCAGGGCATGCTCTTCGTGACAATCGATCTGTACAGCGACGCGGGCGCGCGCATTGGCCATCTTCGCCGCAATGTCTTGGCGCTCAATCCGGCCGATCAATTCAGCGTCGATGTGCATCGCGCGGACGACAGCCTGCCCGCCGGCCTGCCGTGGATCCGCGTGACCGATCAATCCACGGGCCACACCGTGCTGGAAGTCTGCGTCGTGGCGCACAAGAAAATCCATGTGGCGCTGGGGAAATTCTATTCGCATAAAGGAATTCTCGTGGACATCACGCCCCACTACTGCCGCATTGGATCCGGCACCACCCTCTTCGGTAACGTCAGCGAAAACAAAGGCGGACCAGCGGTGCTCGGCTGA
- a CDS encoding hypothetical protein (Evidence 4 : Unknown function but conserved in other organisms; MaGe:77307450): MTFELYTDVALKCDVPEHRLRRGDIVKLVDRHVASDGTEGYSIEVFNALGDTIAVTSVSVSAIEALRQDEVLCARTL; this comes from the coding sequence ATGACGTTTGAGCTCTACACGGATGTGGCGTTGAAGTGCGATGTCCCAGAGCATCGCCTCCGTCGTGGCGACATCGTGAAACTGGTGGATCGTCACGTGGCCTCTGACGGCACAGAGGGGTATTCCATCGAAGTCTTTAACGCGCTAGGCGATACAATAGCCGTCACTAGCGTGTCCGTTTCCGCCATCGAAGCCCTCCGCCAAGACGAAGTCCTCTGCGCGCGCACCCTGTAG
- a CDS encoding hypothetical protein (Evidence 5 : Unknown function; MaGe:77307448), with the protein MKISPTNTPCQVLRLWIALLIVLTILPLSGCVAQQADLKQTERALQQKLKQQDDQLSQARARQSQGISILREQELPQLRGQLEQALHQIQDLRAQIDSLTPRSKKNLSSEVDELGTSSKNVEARLDSHDELLSSILFQLAELTKQVKALEKR; encoded by the coding sequence ATGAAGATTTCCCCAACAAACACACCCTGCCAAGTACTTCGCCTATGGATTGCGCTCCTGATTGTCCTGACCATCCTTCCATTATCGGGGTGTGTCGCACAGCAGGCTGACTTGAAGCAAACCGAGCGGGCGTTGCAGCAGAAGCTCAAGCAGCAGGACGATCAGCTCTCGCAGGCACGCGCGCGGCAGAGCCAGGGGATTTCCATCTTGAGGGAACAGGAGTTACCTCAGCTTCGCGGCCAGCTGGAGCAAGCGTTACATCAGATACAAGACCTGAGGGCCCAAATTGATAGCCTCACCCCTCGTTCTAAGAAAAACCTCTCCTCCGAAGTAGATGAACTGGGGACTTCGTCCAAGAATGTGGAAGCTCGTCTCGATTCACATGATGAATTGCTGAGTTCTATCCTGTTTCAACTCGCCGAACTGACTAAGCAAGTAAAGGCTCTAGAGAAGCGCTGA